In bacterium, a single genomic region encodes these proteins:
- the secD gene encoding protein translocase subunit SecD, producing MGRLGKWKLILIAVVLIASAWYIYPTIRWYSLSKEQQSKLSKSEYEFLNKRKLKLGLDLQGGVHMLLKVDMDKVKEMEVAKEIERLNLDFANARLDAKAIYGGGTVANIIQYTNKANEPAIKAILDKSLLLKIDSAAPVKENQIALTVDDRIIHEKTTDIMDRARKVIETRVNQLGLSETNVAFQGTDRIVVQLPGEEDPVRASQIIQKQAFLEFKIVADPELVDQIIDYQTMQLKPGAVIPEGYELKYLRETKDGQPVTEPILLRTKAELTGEHIAQASVKFNTMKFGAPYVELKLDRQGALIFERVTAANVKKRLAIVLDGEVKSAPVIRERISGGSAMIEGRFTMEEAKDLAIVLKAGALPAPLLVEESRAIGPSLGLDSIQKGIFSAILGGLLVAGFMFFYYRGSGLIADIALVLNLIILIAALSALDAVLTVPGIAGIVLTIGMAVDANVLIFERIREELRAGKTVRSAIDAGYNRAFNAILDSNVTTIIAAVMLFQFGTGPVRGFAVTLSIGLVISMFTAILVTRVIFDWLTLRRSFTKLSI from the coding sequence ATGGGACGGTTAGGGAAATGGAAACTTATTTTAATTGCTGTGGTGTTAATCGCTTCAGCGTGGTATATTTATCCGACGATTCGTTGGTATTCATTATCCAAAGAGCAGCAATCGAAATTAAGCAAATCGGAATATGAATTCTTAAATAAACGGAAACTGAAACTCGGGCTGGATTTGCAAGGTGGCGTCCATATGTTGCTTAAGGTGGATATGGATAAAGTTAAAGAGATGGAGGTTGCGAAAGAAATTGAACGGCTTAATCTCGATTTCGCTAACGCCCGGCTTGATGCAAAAGCTATCTACGGCGGTGGTACCGTAGCGAACATCATTCAATATACCAATAAAGCAAATGAACCCGCAATTAAAGCTATTCTTGATAAATCTCTGCTCCTAAAAATAGATAGTGCTGCGCCGGTTAAAGAGAATCAAATCGCGCTAACCGTTGATGACCGAATTATCCATGAGAAAACCACGGATATTATGGATCGCGCCCGGAAAGTTATCGAGACCCGGGTTAATCAACTCGGACTATCTGAAACGAACGTTGCATTCCAAGGAACTGACCGTATTGTCGTTCAGCTTCCTGGAGAAGAAGATCCGGTTCGTGCTTCTCAAATTATCCAGAAACAAGCGTTCTTAGAATTTAAAATTGTTGCCGACCCGGAATTAGTTGACCAGATTATTGATTATCAAACGATGCAACTGAAACCCGGTGCCGTAATTCCGGAAGGATATGAACTGAAATATCTCCGTGAAACGAAAGATGGTCAACCGGTAACCGAACCGATTCTGCTCCGGACGAAAGCAGAATTAACCGGAGAACATATTGCGCAAGCGTCAGTAAAATTCAATACGATGAAATTCGGTGCGCCGTATGTCGAGCTGAAACTCGATCGGCAAGGAGCGCTGATTTTCGAACGGGTGACTGCGGCGAATGTAAAAAAACGGTTAGCGATTGTGCTCGACGGCGAAGTGAAAAGTGCGCCAGTAATTCGAGAACGTATCAGTGGCGGAAGTGCGATGATTGAAGGACGATTCACGATGGAAGAAGCGAAAGATTTAGCGATCGTGCTAAAAGCCGGAGCGTTACCAGCGCCGCTATTGGTTGAAGAAAGTCGGGCGATTGGACCGAGCCTTGGACTCGATTCGATTCAGAAAGGAATTTTTTCCGCGATACTTGGCGGATTGCTCGTTGCCGGGTTTATGTTTTTCTACTATCGCGGGTCGGGACTCATTGCGGATATTGCGTTAGTGTTAAATCTCATCATATTAATTGCAGCGTTATCTGCGTTGGATGCGGTGTTAACCGTTCCCGGTATTGCTGGGATTGTATTAACCATTGGTATGGCAGTAGATGCGAACGTGCTGATTTTCGAACGGATTCGAGAAGAGCTACGCGCCGGAAAAACTGTTCGGTCAGCAATCGATGCGGGATACAACCGTGCGTTTAATGCGATTCTCGATTCCAATGTTACTACGATTATTGCGGCAGTAATGTTATTCCAATTCGGAACCGGACCGGTTCGCGGATTTGCGGTTACGTTAAGTATCGGGTTGGTTATCAGTATGTTTACGGCAATTTTAGTTACTCGGGTTATTTTCGATTGGCTAACCTTACGCCGTAGTTTTACGAAACTTAGTATTTAA